A stretch of DNA from Planococcus antarcticus DSM 14505:
ATTTTTGCAAGAGGTAAAGCTGAATATTTCGCAGGAAATGGGCCGTTAAATCGCGTCCCAGGGAAAGAAACAATTCTGAACGATTCTGATTATACACTACAATTTATATTCCATACATGAGGAAGTCTATAAAGCTAGTATTTCTAACTACAACTATTCGTGATTATTCAGGAGTATAAATTGTTTGGAAATTGTTCCGCTCCCTGGGAAACAAAATTTATTCTTCTATGCGGCATCACCGGTTAGCAAAAGAACTCGGGTTTATCCCAAGCATGTCCCGAAAAGCGAACTGTTGGGATAATGCCGTAATCGAGAGTTTCTTCTCGCATTTAAAAACAGAGTTCCCGCATTTATTCCCGGTCGATTAAGCCGGTCAGGTGATCGAAGACCTGCCAAAATTCATTGCTTATTTTAACGAAGAACGCAGTCAAAAAAGACTGGCTTATTTAACGCTAGCCGCTTATTTGAAAATGGAAAAAATAGCAAGCTGATACATAATTAGCTGGTGTCTAAAAAAGAGGGGCTTGACCACAGGGAAGTGAATTAGCGACTGGTTTGTGGATGGGGCTGGCCGAGTGAGGAAAAGTCAGAAAAAATTAGGCTTTTTTTAGTTTAAAGTACTCTTTTGAAGAGAGATTTAATATAATATTTATAAAATATGTAGGCAATATATCTTTGTTAACGTATACTGTTTAGGTATTAAGTTTTAATTTAAGGTGATTTGTAATTCAACAAAAAAGGAGGAGCAGAAGATGAGTACTTTAATAGGGTTGGTCGGCTTCTTAGGTTTGCTGACAGGATTAATATTATTTATAGCATCTATTTTTTCTGATATTCCCAAGAAAGTTGGAACAATCATTGCAGTCATAGGGTTCTTGTTTATTAACCTAAGCAATTTTCCTAAAGGTGCTTTGTACGGGGTATTTGGTTTTTTGGCAATATTAGTTGGAGTCATAATGTTAATTATATATTTAGTTCGTGAGAAGCCAGTGAAAAATCCAATTATTGTTATTGTGTTAGGTTTCATTAGCTTTTTTGGTGCTCTTTCAATACCTACTGAGACATCTAATGCTACACAAGAAACTCCTATAGAAGCAGCTGAAACGCAAGGGAAAGTTGAGGAACCTGAAAAGGAAGTAGCTGAAGAGATAATAGAGGAAACAGAAGATAAAGAAAAAATTAGTGAAGGAACAACTGATGAAAAAGAAGAACCTATCGAGGACGTTATCGGAATTGGAGATGCAATTGTAATCGATGATGTACACTATGTAATTAATGAAGTTACAAGTGCCAAAAATGTAGGTGGAGAATATGGAAAAGACGCAATATCTCAGTTCACTATCATTAATTTAACAGTGCAGAATGAACAAAATGAGGCTATCAAAGTGGATAGCGATCAGTTTCAACTTGTATCAGGCGAACGTACTTATGAAGCGAGTGGATCTGCAGGGATATATGCAAATAAGGATTATGATTTCTTCTATACTGAAATCAATCCTGGAGTTGCGTTGAGTGGCAACATTGTCTTTGATGTTCCAGCTGATCTTGAAAATTTACAATTATATATACAAAATGATTTTTGGGGCAATAAGACTGGAATAGTTCATCTTCAATAAATGGGTTTTGTTTTCTCAAAAGTAGCATTTGTCCAGGTGAAGATCTAATCAATTTAAACTTTATAAGGAAAACTATATTGAACCTGAATTATTCACCGATTTATTGATAAAGGCCCCAAAACCCGAGTTCATCGGCTTTTGGGGCCTTTGCTTATGCATGAAAAAAATGAAAAAAGAATCCGTTTCTGCTAAGGTTAAATCACCACAAAATAACCAACAGAAAGGATTCTTCTTATGGCTACATTACCGCAAATATCCCTTGATTTCAATCGTCAGATCAAATTATCAAATGATGGAGGTTCACTTTCCTCAGATACCGGCGCGTTCCTGTTCAAGGAATTCGACGTAAAGCTTGGCTTTTCGCAAACCGTGGCGAAGCATCTTCATTTGAAAGATACTCGTTCTCATTGGATCCATTCGAACGAAAAATTATTCGGCCAGAAAATCTACCAGATAATAGCGGGTTATGCGGAAGATGATGCTGCGGACCACCTGACGGACGATCCGATTTTCACTCAAGTTCTCGGACAAGGAGCGTTAGCTTCCCAACCCAGTCTATCT
This window harbors:
- a CDS encoding DUF4352 domain-containing protein, giving the protein MSTLIGLVGFLGLLTGLILFIASIFSDIPKKVGTIIAVIGFLFINLSNFPKGALYGVFGFLAILVGVIMLIIYLVREKPVKNPIIVIVLGFISFFGALSIPTETSNATQETPIEAAETQGKVEEPEKEVAEEIIEETEDKEKISEGTTDEKEEPIEDVIGIGDAIVIDDVHYVINEVTSAKNVGGEYGKDAISQFTIINLTVQNEQNEAIKVDSDQFQLVSGERTYEASGSAGIYANKDYDFFYTEINPGVALSGNIVFDVPADLENLQLYIQNDFWGNKTGIVHLQ